A window of Brettanomyces nanus chromosome 2, complete sequence contains these coding sequences:
- a CDS encoding uncharacterized protein (EggNog:ENOG41), with protein sequence MSDKELVVPVTFESLKYFIDSQLKLVEKAIPLNDNTKQKLCDRYGVSKAELSKVIRSLTAHLNKKCKGTFFTRQSKVEIVKQIIKLESRLNLKKRERLLEVNEMLLVFNHDMLPDLGGNLNNKKVEVIVLDDDDGTSENGDDDDDDDDGFDMNNINVNGGLTSIKKEEILNLVGELPDSASINTENLELLNEYDEARRKLKADMMNLKEAREKLKEYRKVKQSIDCLTDIQGIQENLALSSSKNMTEEVAEMQILADKLAQKLQSPESSMIKETIMRNLKYI encoded by the coding sequence ATGTCAGACAAGGAGCTCGTTGTTCCGGTGACTTTCGAGTCATTGAAATACTTTATTGACTCGCAGTTGAAACTAGTTGAAAAGGCGATACCGTTAAACGACAATACCAAGCAGAAGCTATGCGATAGATATGGAGTGAGCAAAGCTGAATTGAGTAAGGTGATTCGGTCATTGACTGCACATTTAAATAAGAAATGCAAAGGTACGTTTTTTACACGTCAATCCAAGGTAGAAATTGTTAAACAAATCATTAAATTAGAGAGTCGATTGAACTTAAAAAAACGAGAGAGATTACTAGAGGTTAATGAGATGTTATTAGTGTTCAACCATGATATGTTGCCAGACTTGGGGGGTAATTTGAACAATAAGAAAGTGGAGGTGATCGtgttggatgatgatgatggtacGAGCgaaaatggtgatgatgatgatgatgatgatgatggctTCGATATGAACAACATCAACGTTAATGGAGGATTGACGAGtataaagaaggaagaaataCTCAACTTGGTAGGAGAATTACCGGATTCAGCAAGCATTAATACGGAGAACTTAGAGTTGCTAAATGAGTATGATGAAGCACGAAGGAAGCTTAAGGCTGAtatgatgaatttgaaagaagcaagagaGAAACTTAAAGAGTATAGGAAGGTGAAGCAAAGCATCGATTGTTTGACCGATATTCAAGGTATTCAGGAGAATTTGGCACTTAGTTCCAGTAAGAATATGACTGAAGAGGTTGCAGAGATGCAAATACTGGCGGATAAATTGGCACAGAAGCTCCAAAGTCCGGAGAGCTCTATGATAAAAGAAACAATCATGAGGAACTTGAAATACATTTAA
- a CDS encoding uncharacterized protein (EggNog:ENOG41), producing the protein MAIIYFCLIVIHAVFGVLAGDRFFPISFIIGCVLEFIGYVGRSLGYKDPTKLSWYVVQSLGIAVAPILFMAGIYNTFGESIPVFGSKYSVLKPTKYRYIFIVSDVISFVVQCSGGGLSAYLASTDNGSDVGTNIMVAALAFQVFSMSVFMFLVLLFFYRVHKARKMKTYVVVEDPKYRYLEREYSAIRKPRYFRGYVYAYFIATILVYIRCVYRVAEMSTGFTGPTSQKEVWFLVFDLLMIILAVGIVTIFYPGAALAKGRLRKWMIPEEIDARLVLELEPEMEQEMEQEMESEMEPETKLKKEQFRIRPL; encoded by the coding sequence ATGGCTATAATATACTTCTGTCTCATAGTCATCCATGCAGTGTTTGGTGTGCTTGCAGGAGATCGCTTTTTTCCTATTTCGTTCATAATAGGTTGTGTTCTAGAGTTTATAGGATATGTAGGTCGAAGTTTGGGTTACAAGGACCCTACGAAGCTTTCGTGGTATGTGGTCCAGAGTCTTGGAATTGCTGTTGCTCCCATTCTTTTTATGGCCGGTATATATAACACTTTTGGTGAATCCATTCCTGTCTTTGGATCAAAATATTCCGTATTAAAGCCTACAAAATATCGATacatcttcatcgtttCGGATGTCATTTCTTTTGTTGTTCAATGCTCTGGTGGAGGACTTTCTGCCTATCTTGCCAGTACCGATAATGGCTCCGATGTCGGTACAAATATAATGGTGGCAGCATTGGCATTTCAGGTTTTTTCAATGTCTGTGTTTATGTTCTTGgtccttctcttcttttacaGGGTGCACAAAGCACGTAAAATGAAGACGTATGTTGTTGTCGAAGATCCAAAATATCGCTATCTTGAACGAGAGTACTCCGCTATCAGGAAACCCCGTTATTTCAGGGGCTACGTCTATGCGTACTTCATTGCAACCATCCTTGTTTATATCAGATGTGTTTATCGTGTGGCGGAGATGAGCACTGGATTTACGGGTCCTACATCGCAGAAGGAGGTCTGGTTTTTGGTGTTTGATTTGTTAATGATTATATTGGCTGTTGGCATAGTCACCATTTTCTATCCGGGTGCTGCCTTGGCCAAGGGTAGATTACGAAAATGGATGATACCAGAAGAGATCGATGCTCGTTTGGTGTTGGAGCTGGAACCAGAAATGGAGCAAGAAATGGAGCAAGAAATGGAGTCAGAAATGGAACCAGAAACGAAActgaaaaaagaacaattCCGAATTCGACCATTGTGA
- a CDS encoding uncharacterized protein (EggNog:ENOG41) — MSVPSSGVPSVKPDLDTPTATDSSVTAPGSAISTSTIPDAVFDYIVCTDFDKTKGLNIAKQFPLNLPLISNQLDNLLGLVMPLNLHKFLNKEHYSLIPLYIDSTTGVLSYARDTPYFVPCYLYSLSYFQHDDSYRNGTAKAISIVSRLPIVHVFKPLMYYLLREQFSENADYSQIEAVWNNINKLCIPELVTYFENLSYDERFVLSRLEQGEPPLPAELKNAFPQVSGFDSGFLIKTAVNLGKGHIKFPIQIPISSMFCSKYAMFGSDLQKDSNLRSFLLELRSSSLVFVNQFSETAMTPYVGIKPLMVFLNAMLLHKKIVLYCYDSCYNRVMDFGSSLFCLFNDYATTSAYLFYPIMDLGTLDLIENSKCFLIGTSNPLFKDKVDWDIYYDMDSKKIFVKSTGSTTYGSEFFYEGPVLKEDKRKSVIGTGFRNLFKKYAPADMRDIWNDSNSAIASSNASSISSMSSSGSISASLVSIWNPNYFPRINHDKISKFLDSQENSDFQFGFKFQKIAYGKSIFAGKSVKPSVDVMLDTQVKKLLKEHHTDLTIYMVLTNYLRNLTSNVLPSFYHYLNHVRLSEYRSFVDSKLEGEAYVKSSRNSTSTFLELRNFIKNHKVVQPFPLNFRYSSEMTFLDDVRQSHHYAKIVSNNCQLLKLALAYNHLQFRRNSRTADQIPGFLFDWQGETIRYDPHYAISVLDKLIDGKTAQSWNLNGYFLLQFYKAINQILKSDKDNLSKLLADFFVVQGDFDDNKIDFTNDNRANENRNNVADDDDGNNRLDLMTRCYNVGMGRFNKFVLIAATYQIARENTDPTQKKDLLLTEFKKVLSSVLNNPFFKGHMVHHLDDFMKLNINDFIDYHM; from the coding sequence ATGTCAGTACCTTCGTCCGGTGTCCCTTCCGTAAAACCAGATTTGGACACTCCAACTGCTACAGATTCATCGGTTACTGCTCCTGGTAGTGCTATATCTACCAGCACTATTCCTGATGCTGTGTTTGATTATATTGTGTGCACTGATTTCGACAAGACCAAAGGTTTGAACATCGCCAAGCAATTTCCATTGAATTTGCCTCTTATATCGAACCAGTTGGATAACTTGTTGGGTTTGGTCATGCCGCTAAATTTGCACAAGTTCTTGAACAAAGAGCACTACTCGCTTATTCCCCTCTACATCGATTCCACTACAGGTGTTCTTTCTTACGCAAGAGACACTCCATATTTTGTTCCTTGTTATTTATACAGTTTGAGCTACTTTCAACATGACGATAGCTACCGTAATGGCACTGCAAAAGCCATTTCCATTGTCTCTAGACTCCCCATAGTTCATGTCTTCAAACCACTAATGTATTATTTGTTAAGGGAGCAGTTTAGTGAAAATGCTGACTATTCCCAGATTGAGGCTGTTTGGAACAATATCAATAAGCTTTGTATCCCAGAACTTGTCACTTATTTCGAGAATTTATCCTATGACGAAAGGTTTGTACTTTCTCGTTTGGAACAAGGTGAacctcctcttcctgcagagttgaaaaatgcTTTTCCCCAGGTATCTGGTTTTGATTCCGGCTTTTTGATTAAAACTGCCGTTAATTTGGGTAAAGGTCATATCAAATTCCCTATCCAGATCCCTATATCATCTATGTTTTGTTCTAAATATGCCATGTTTGGTTCggatcttcaaaaggaCTCTAATCTACGTTCCTTTTTACTAGAGCTCAGAAGCTCCTCTCTCGTTTTCGTCAACCAATTCTCCGAAACTGCTATGACTCCTTATGTTGGTATAAAGCCTCTAATGGTTTTTCTTAATGCAATGCTCCTACATAAGAAGATCGTGCTGTATTGCTACGATTCTTGTTACAATAGAGTTATGGActttggttcttctttattttgtcttttcaatGATTATGCTACCACCTCTGCCTATTTGTTTTATCCAATCATGGATTTGGGTACTCTTGATTTGATTGAGAACTCAAAGTGCTTCCTCATTGGTACATCCAAtcctcttttcaaagataaAGTTGACTGGGACATCTACTATGACATGGATTCCAAGAAAATCTTCGTTAAGTCCACCGGCTCGACAACGTATGGCTCTGAATTTTTTTACGAAGGTCCTGTCCTTAAAGAGGATAAACGAAAGAGTGTTATTGGCACTGGCTTCAGAAAtttgttcaagaaatatGCGCCAGCTGACATGAGAGACATCTGGAATGATTCTAACTCTGCCATCGCATCCTCTAATGCCTCCTCGATCTCTTCCATGTCTTCCTCGGGTTCCATATCTGCATCTCTGGTTTCCATATGGAATCCAAATTACTTCCCCCGAATTAATCACGACAAGATCTCGAAATTCCTTGACTCCCAGGAAAATTCCGACTTCCAATTTGGTTTCAAGTTTCAAAAAATTGCTTATGGCAAATCGATCTTTGCTGGGAAATCTGTAAAGCCTTCTGTTGATGTTATGTTGGATACCCAAGTTAAAAAATTGCTTAAAGAACATCATACGGACCTCACAATTTACATGGTATTGACAAATTATCTTCGCAACTTGACTTCCAatgttcttccttctttttacCACTACTTGAATCATGTGAGGCTTTCAGAATACAGATCTTTTGTCGACAGTAAATTGGAAGGTGAGGCTTACGTTAAAAGTTCCAGAAATAGTACTTCGACATTCTTAGAACTTCGAAACTTTATCAAGAATCACAAAGTGGTTCAACCATTCCCTCTCAATTTCAGATATTCGTCTGAAATGACCTTTTTAGATGATGTCAGGCAGTCACATCACTACGCCAAGATTGTTTCGAATAACTGCCAGTTGCTCAAGCTAGCCCTTGCTTATAATCATCTCCAGTTTAGAAGAAACAGTAGGACTGCAGATCAAATTCCTGGCTTTTTGTTTGATTGGCAAGGTGAGACGATCAGATATGATCCTCACTATGCTATTTCCGTTTTGGATAAGTTGATAGACGGTAAAACGGCGCAGAGTTGGAATCTCAACGGTTACTTTTTGTTGCAGTTTTATAAAGCTATCAACCAAATCTTGAAGAGTGATAAGGATAATCTGTCTAAGTTACTTGCCGACTTCTTTGTCGTCCAAGGGGATTTTGATGACAATAAAATAGACTTCACTAATGATAATCGTGCAAACGAAAATCGCAACAATGTAGctgatgacgatgacggCAACAACCGCTTGGATTTAATGACTCGCTGCTATAATGTGGGCATGGGTAGATTCAACAAATTCGTTCTGATAGCAGCAACATATCAGATTGCTCGGGAGAACACAGATCCCACTCAAAAAAAGGACTTGCTTTTAACTGAATTCAAAAAAGTATTGAGTTCTGTCCTTAACAATCCTTTTTTTAAGGGTCATATGGTACATCATTTAGACGATTTCATGAAGCTCAACATCAATGATTTCATAGACTATCATATGTAG
- a CDS encoding uncharacterized protein (BUSCO:EOG09341WYK), translating to MSYQRSSFHRRPKWDSQKRILNAYEHAIKANDKAETNGHSSEQESEEEEEEEGKYGDTVIDARALLKGEEVEGIDDNDFEDEELDSDEAFGSSDQSDEEDLNHKKFGDDLDDDFNLKYDGIDPTQLMPLSAIWDLDEKEVTKDKVQKVVERRKKNNNSDIILDDNLSDSDEDEEGGYNETSSSENGDDDDEDEDPFDEIDEEDVEEEEGAGKLTNVMTALKKGLPKEKKEVTSLVNDNMQENSYSLPTQGKELSFADMMVGVDNMSKDQQPALLLKDRGEDVKNNKGFAVPLPQSIQKRQERKAAYEIQKEEVAKWEDTIESNRQAEVLKFGRDKIEHSVRSSFEPTERPLNEIEEKIDAVLETSNVESKKTEDMFEQIETAKMTKNDIFKRTKELRLMRELMYRGQRDSKRLKKIKSKAYRRILRKEKMKNQRLVEEAEGESGEDVEEAAYERAKERMTLKHKNTSAWAKNMIKSGMSKDADTREEMEEMLRKGESLKKKQLGKKDVESSDEDDEREISDIEKEVGIEGTDNASKEKLGKGVLAMDFMRNADKKERERTLEEISELRNLEEGGDDSDEKQLLRQLENSVNINSNSGRRVYTPSAALAAEGINEQRKEILREVEEDNSRDLEHRLKMKGRKHKKISRKEDDEEVNPWLEDTEEKTRKSSKVHVTDGQSSRLEKSAAKIAKKAKKAKKRSRRDSENEEDVVIEDKQTLNIGGGLEDEFEGEGDKEEDIRVFKQKDLIREAFAGDDVIEKEFENEKKEIEELEGDKEEVEEELPGWGSWCGGDESENKKRKKNKKRRIFRTVQGVVPKDRRLDKGKKNVIVNERVNKKNVRYLADKVPYPFKTWAQYEKTLRTPIGQDWNSRDSFQKMTMPKVLSKYGDVIDPMKAPFN from the coding sequence ATGTCATATCAACGTTCAAGTTTCCATAGACGCCCAAAGTGGGATTCTCAAAAGCGTATTCTTAACGCGTATGAACATGCCATTAAAGCCAACGATAAGGCAGAAACTAATGGTCATAGCAGCGAACAGgaatctgaagaagaagaagaagaagaaggaaaatatGGTGATACCGTTATTGATGCCAGAGCACTTTTAAAGggagaagaggttgaaggaattgatgacaatgattttgaagacgaagagTTGGATTCGGATGAAGCTTTCGGGTCTTCAGACCAGtctgatgaggaagatttAAACCATAAGAAGTTTGGagatgatttggatgatgatttcaacTTGAAATATGATGGTATTGACCCCACGCAATTAATGCCTTTATCTGCGATTTGggatttggatgaaaaagaagttaCTAAAGATAAGGTTCAAAAAGTGGttgaaaggagaaagaagaataataatagTGATATCATCTTAGACGATAATCTCAGTGATAGcgatgaagacgaagaaggaggGTACAATGagacatcttcttctgaaaatggagatgatgatgatgaggatgaggatccttttgatgaaatagacgaagaagatgttgaagaggaggagggTGCAGGTAAGTTGACCAATGTTATGACTGCcttgaagaaaggattacccaaagaaaagaaagaggttaCCAGTTTGGTGAATGATAACATGCAAGAAAATTCTTACAGTTTACCGACTCAAGGCAAAGAACTTAGTTTTGCAGATATGATGGTTGGAGTTGATAATATGAGTAAAGATCAGCAGCCTGCACTATTGTTAAAGGATCGAGGTGAAGATGTTAAGAATAATAAAGGATTTGCCGTTCCCTTGCCTCAAAGTATACAAAAAAGACAGGAAAGAAAGGCAGCTTATgaaattcagaaagaagaagttgcGAAATGGGAGGATACCATTGAAAGTAATAGACAGGCTGAAGTTTTGAAGTTTGGACGAGATAAAATAGAGCATTCTGTGCGGTCTTCATTTGAGCCTACGGAAAGGCCTTTGAAtgagattgaagagaaaatagaTGCTGTCCTAGAAACATCCAATGTGGAAAGTAAAAAGACTGAAGATATGTTTGAGCAAATTGAAACCGCCAAGATGACTAAAAACGATATTTTTAAACGGACGAAAGAGTTGAGGCTAATGAGAGAGTTAATGTACAGAGGACAACGAGATTcgaagaggttgaagaaaattaaATCCAAAGCTTACAGGAGAATTCtgagaaaggaaaaaatgaagaatcaGAGACTTGTTGAGGAGGCAGAGGGTGAAAGtggagaagatgttgaagaggctGCATATGAGCGTGCTAAGGAAAGGATGACTTTGAAGCATAAGAACACTTCTGCCTGGGCCAAGAATATGATCAAAAGTGGAATGTCCAAAGATGCTGATACTCGAGAAGAGATGGAGGAGATGTTgagaaaaggagaaagcttaaagaaaaagcaaCTTGGTAAAAAAGACGTTGAATCCAgcgatgaagatgatgaaagagaGATATCTGATATTGAAAAGGAGGTTGGAATTGAGGGGACAGACAATGCatcaaaggagaaattgGGTAAAGGTGTTTTGGCCATGGATTTCATGAGGAATGCtgacaaaaaagagagagaacGTACTTTAGAGGAGATCAGCGAGCTTAGAAACCTGGAAGAGGGGGGAGATGATTCGGACGAAAAGCAGTTGTTGCGTCAGCTAGAGAACTCAGTGAACATTAACTCAAattctggaagaagagtGTATACACCTTCCGCAGCATTAGCTGCTGAAGGAATCAATGAAcaacgaaaagaaattttGAGAGAGGTCGAAGAAGATAATTCTCGGGATTTGGAGCATcgattgaagatgaaaggGAGGAAACATAAGAAAATATCtaggaaagaagatgatgaggaggTGAATCCATGGCTCGAGGATACCGAAGAGAAGACGCGCAAATCATCTAAAGTTCATGTCACTGATGGGCAGTCTTCTAGATTAGAGAAATCTGCAGCTAAGATAGCCAAGAAGGCTAAGAAGGCTAAGAAAAGGTCGAGAAGGGACTCTGAAAACGAGGAGGATGTTGTTATTGAAGACAAGCAAACCTTAAATATTGGTGGTGGCTTAGAAGATGAGTTTGAAGGTGAGGGagataaggaagaagatatcaGAGTTTTCAAGCAGAAAGACCTGATCAGAGAAGCCTTTGCAGGAGATGATGTCATTGAGAaggaatttgaaaatgaaaagaaagaaattgaagaactggAAGGAGATAAGGAGGAagttgaggaagaattACCAGGCTGGGGATCATGGTGTGGTGGAGATGAATCCGAAAATAAGaaacgaaagaagaataagaagagaagaatctttAGAACGGTGCAAGGTGTGGTACCAAAAGATCGGAGGTTAGACAAGGGTAAGAAGAATGTGATTGTCAATGAGAGGGTTAATAAAAAGAATGTCAGGTATTTGGCAGACAAGGTTCCTTATCCATTCAAGACATGGGCTCAATACGAGAAAACATTGCGGACTCCTATTGGCCAAGATTGGAACTCCAGAGACTCtttccagaagatgacAATGCCAAAGGTTTTATCTAAGTACGGAGATGTGATTGATCCCATGAAGGCCCCATTCAATTGA